A segment of the Marinobacter arenosus genome:
TTCTTTGACGAGAACTGCGCCTACCGCCTGCTGGCGCTGATTGATGTGGCGCGGCCGGGCACCGACCTTCTGGATGAGGTGAGCACCCACGCCATTCCCTCGGATACCGTTCGCTGGGTTGTCGACAAGGACCTGGTCGCCGGGGTTTATTACCGTCCATCCGCGGCCACCTCGGTGGCCTACAGCCTTGAGACCCTGCCGGACGACCATCAAACCCTGGCTGCTGCAGTGGCCAACGGCTACGTCGAACCGGGCGCGGAAGAAGTCCGAGTGCTCAGTCCCGAGGAGCGGGCCCATGTACTGGACGCCACCTACGACTACGTTCGCTATCAGAGCGAGGCCGATGGCTGGCCTCGTGAATTCGCCGCGCCCCTGTCCCACGAGCTTCTGACCGAGCGCAGCAGAATCGACAACGCCGAAGCGCCGGCGCCACCTCCCGAGCCTAAGATCCGGGACGACCAGGGACACGACACCTTCCGGGCCAGTCTGGGGGCCGGACAGCTGGCCCACCGGGAATTCACCCAACTGACGCTCCGGCCTGCCTACCACGACGTTCTCGATCCCCCGGCCGGATACCGCGCCGGAGCGCAACTGCAGTTTCTTCGGCTGGATGCGCGCTATTACACCGACAACGATGAACTGCAACTGGAACAGCTGATCGGCGTGGAAATCCGCTCCCTGAGCCCGAGGAACCAGTTCTTCTCGCCGCTGTCCTGGCAGGTCGGCTTTGGCGGTCGTCGCACCGACACGGGGACCATGCGGGTTCTGACGCCTTATCTCGAAGGCGGCGCCGGCGGTAGCTGGATGCTCGGCAAACAGATTCAGGCTTTCGCCATTGCCACGGCCGACCTTGAAATTGACGACGACCTCCGCCGGGGTTACGACGCGGCGCCGGGCGCCGATCTGGGCCTGCTGCACCAGAACAACCGGTTCAGCCTGTTGGCCGGCACCCGGACCAAGGCCTGGATTGTCAGCAGCCAGCATCGACAAGACCAGGTCTATGCCCGCGGCAACTGGCACCTCGGACGGGACTTCAGCGTGTTTGCCGAATTCACCCGGGAAGACCACTACGACAGGTACCAGAGCACATGGCAAACCGGACTGCACGCCTACTTTTAACGGCAACGAGACTCAGGGCCTGCGCGCGGCCCTTGGCATTGCTGACGGTCGCCCTCTTGATGGGCGGCTGTAGCAGTGTCTTCTTCTTTCCCGACAAGGTCACCTACATCACCCCGGACCGACTGAACCTGGCGTACGAGGACGTTTACCTCGATACGCCCGACGGTGAAACCCTACATGGCTGGTGGCTGCCCGCAGAAACCGCCCCGGAAGACACCCGGGGTACCGTCTACTTCCTCCACGGTAACGCCCAGAACATCAGCAGCCACATCCTCAACGTTGCCTGGTTACCCTCGGAAGGCTACAACGTCTTCGCGATCGACTACCGGGGCTATGGCAAGTCCACGGGGGCACCGGACATTGAAGGCGCCCTTCACGATGTCGAAACCGGCATACGATGGCTGGCAGCAAAACCCGAGACCGAAGACACCCCGGTGTTTCTCCTTGGCCAGAGCCTGGGAGGTGCGCTTGGCATTCCCTTGGCCAGCGAATGGGTGAAACGGGACAGGAAGCCTGAAATTCGGGGGGTGGTGCTGGATGGCACCTTCTCGGGCTTTCGAGGCATCGCCCGGGAAAAGCTGGACAGTTTCTGGCTGACCTGGCTATTCCAGGCCCCCCTGAGCTGGACCATTCCCGGAACCTATGAGGGCGTCGACCACATCAACGACATCAGCCCTGTACCCACGCTGATCATCCACAGCGTTCGTGATGGCATCATCCCCTACCATCACGGCAAGGAGCTCTACAAAGCGGCTGACGAGCCGAAAGAGTTCCTGCAGACCGATACTCCGCACGCAGCCACGTTTGTGATTCCTGCCTACAAGGAAACCGTTCTGGACTTTCTATCGCGGGCCAAAGACCAATTCTAGGCCGCTATTAAAAGAGGCTTTTCAAAACTGTTGAGGGCCAAGGACGGCCCGAAACAAGCCCACATGGATGTGCTTGGAGCGTGTTTTGACGAGCATCTCTTAATAGGGGCTACCCCAAAAACCAAAAACCCGCCAATCCCAGGGGAAAGGCGGGTTGTTGAATGCCGTCTAGCGGTTTGCTATCAGGCAGAGAAGTCGGTCGGCTGCTCGCCTTCCTGGACTTCCTTCATGGACAGCTTAACGCGACCACGGTTGTCCACATCCAGGACCTTGACCAGAACTTCCTGACCTTCGCTCAGCTCGTCAGTTACGTTCTCAATGCGGCGCTCGGAAATCTGGGAGATGTGCACCAGACCATCCTTGCCGGGCAGGATGTTAACGAATGCACCGAAGTCCACGATGCGCTCAACACGACCCTTGTAGATCGCGCCAACCTCGATTTCCGCGGTGATTTCCTTAACCCGGTTAACGGCAGCCTGCGCCGCTTCCTGGTTGTCCGCGTAAATCTTCACGTTGCCATCGTCGTCCAGATCAATCGACGCGCCGGTTTCGTCACAGATAGAACGGATGGTTGCGCCACCCTTACCGATAACGTCACGGATCTTGTCCGGGTTGATCTTGATGGTGGTGATGCTCGGTGCACGGGCAGACAGCTCCGGACGCGACTCGGCAATGACCTTGTTCATCTCACCCAGGATGTGCAGACGTGCCTCGTGAGCCTGCTCCAGGGCCAGTTCCATGATCTCGTCGGTGATGCCGTTGATCTTGATGTCCATCTGCAGGGCAGTAACACCGTCTTTGGTACCGGCAACCTTGAAGTCCATGTCACCCAGGTGATCCTCGTCACCCAGGATGTCGGTCAGAACGGCAAACTTATCGCCTTCCTTGACCAGACCCATGGCGATACCGGCAACCGGCGCCTTCAGCGGCACACCCGCGTCCATCAGCGCCAGACTTGAGCCACAGACCGACGCCATCGAGCTGGAACCGTTGGATTCAGTGATCTCGGAAACCGCGCGGATGGTGTACGGGAATTCTTCGATGGTCGGCATAACCGCGGCAACACCGCGCTTCGCCAGACGGCCGTGACCAATCTCACGACGACCCGGGCTGCCCATACGGCCGGCTTCGCCTACGGAGTACGGAGGGAAGTTGTAGTGGAACAGGAACGGATCCTTGCGCTCACCTTCCAGGGCATCGATGATCTGCATGTCGCGGGCAGTGCCCAGCGTTGCGGTCACGATGGCCTGGGTTTCACCACGGGTGAACAGGGCCGAACCGTGGGTGCTCGGCAGAACGCCAACTTCAATCTCGATCGGACGAACGGTCTTGTTGTCGCGGCCGTCGATACGCGGCTTGCCATCGATAACCTGCTGGCGAACGACGGTCTTCTCGATCTTGCCGAAGTACTTCTTGACCTCTTCCGAAGTCGGCTGACCTTCCTCTTCGCCGGCAAACTTCTCAACCGCAGCCGCTTTGATCTCGCCCAGACGCGCATAGCGCTCCATCTTGTCACGGATGCTGTAGGCTTCTTCGATCGCGGACGCGAACTCGCCCTTGATGGCGTTCAGCAGCTCGGTGTTCTCGGTCTCTGGCTGCCATTCCCAGCGCGGCTTGCCAATCTCGGCGGCGAATTCCTTGATGGCGCTAATGGCAACCTGCATTTCCTGGTGCGCGAACAGAACACCACCGAGCATCTGGTCTTCGGTCAGCCCCTTGGCTTCGGATTCGACCATCAGTACCGCGTCCTCGGTACCGGCAACGACCATGTCCAGCAGGGAGGTTTCGAGCTCTTCGAAAGTCGGGTTCAGGAAGTAACCGCGCTCATTGGTAAACGCAACGCGAGAGGCGCCAATCGGGCCGTCGAACGGAATGCCGGAAATGGCCAGGGCAGCGGATGCGGCCAGCATGGCAGCGATGTCCGGATCCTGGGTCTTGTTGGCGGACATCACGGTCAGGACAACCTGGACTTCGTTCATGTAGCCATTGGGGAACAACGGACGGATCGGACGGTCGATCAGACGCGAGGTCAGGGTTTCCTTCTCGGAAGGACGGCCTTCACGCTTGAAGAAACCACCGGGGATCTTGCCAACGGCGTAGGTCTTTTCGGTGTAGTTAACGGTCAGCGGGAAAAACCCCTGGCCCGGCTTCGGCTCCTTCGCACCTACGACCGTACCCAGCACGGATACGTCGTCGATGGTGACCAGAACGGCACCGGTAGCCTGGCGGGCGATGCGACCGGTTTCCAGAGTGACGGTCTTGCCGCCAAGCTCGAATGATTTCTTGAAAGGTTTCAGATCCACAAAAAACTCCTAGTAACTCACTATTCCAGTTTGATTCAATCGTAACGCCCATGCGTTCGATCGTCGGCCGCCGGAGTTGGTCATGTGAATCGAAAGGCAACCCGTCTGAAAGCTAACAGGCTGTTGCAAAACCCCGGTAAGACAAAGGACGTGCAAAAGTGGCTCGCCCGGGCTTTTCAACAACCTGCTATCAATTTCGGCTTTCCATTACGACAGGGAATCCTTCGACGTCACCGACACATCAACTGCGGCATTTCGGGTGAAAAGCACAACCGGCGGAACCAGAAACGGTTCCGCCGGTTGTCGGCGTGCCCCGGCCGGAGCCGGAAGCAGCCTTCAGGTCGAAAAGACCGGATTAGCGACGCAGACCCAGACGCTGGATCAGTTCCAGGTAACGGTCAGCGTTCTTGCGCTTCAGGTAGTCCAGCAGTTTACGACGCTGGTTTACCATCCGGATCAGACCACGGCGGGAATGGTGATCCTGCTTGTTGGTCTTGAAGTGATCCTGCAGCTTGTTGATGTTGGCGCTCAGCAGTGCAACCTGAACTTCAGGAGAACCGGTATCGCCCTCACCTTGCTGAAAATCCTTAACGATCTGTGACTTCTCACTGGCAGAAAGTGCCATATTTCACCTCATTGTTTGCGATGCTCTCGAATACAGCCGAACCGCGCATCTCTACAGCCCGGCTAACCAGCGACACGTCTAGCGTTTGTCGCTGCTCTTCACCAATCGGCGCGGGACCAGCTTGACCCCGTCACCTTCGGCGATTGCTTCCGCCAATCCCACAAAGCCTTCGTTGCCATAGACGCGCACGAAGCCCTCCTGAGATTGACCGGATATTCTAACCGGTTGTCCGTTCAATATCGACACCAGCGACGGACCGGCCAGCTTCACGTCCGGGAACATCGACAGTGCGGCATCCGGGGCAACCAACAGCCCATCCAGACTCTCGCCACGCTCGCGCATTGCCTCCAGTTCCGGGACCTGATGGGCGTTGTCGAGAGTAAAGCCCGACGCCATGGTCCGGCGCAAAGCCGTGACATGGGCACCACACCCCAGTGCCAGCCCGATATCCTCAACCAGTGAGCGAATGTACGTACCCTTGGTGCAACTGACAGCGAGATCAAGCTCGTTGTCCCGCACGGCGAGGAGCGTCAGGTCGTAGATGGTCACCGGACGGGCCGGTCGTTCAACCTCGATCCCCTCCCGGGCGTATTCGTAGAGGGGGCGCCCCTTATGCTTGAGAGCCGAATACATGGAAGGAACCTGCTGGATGTCACCGCGAAAGCCGTCCAGAACCGATTCCAGATGCTCCGGCGACAGGTCTGCGGTAACGGGCTTTTCCTCGACCACCGCGCCTTCGCTGTCACCGGTTTCAGTCCGAACACCCAGCCGGGCGGTCGCGATGTAGGCCTTGTCGCTGTCCAGCATCATCTGGGAGAACTTGGTGGCCTCGCCGAAACACAGCGGCAGCACACCGGTTGCCAACGGATCCAGTGCCCCCGTGTGACCAGCCTTGGCGGCCCCGTACAGGCGCTTGACCTGCTGCAGGATGCCATTGGATGTCACACCCTGCGGCTTGTCGATGACCAGAATGCCGTTGACGTCCCGGCCCTTACGCCGACGACTCAAGCGTCCCGCTCCGGATTGCCAGAGACCGGATCATCATTGTCGTCTTTGGGCACAGCGGGTTTTTCGCCCACCGCCTTCTTGATCAGACTGTCCATCTTGCGACTGTAGCCCTGCAGGGTGTCGAAGTGGAATCGAAGCTGGGGGACAACCCGCAGCTTCATGGCCCGCCCGACCTGCCCTCGAAGAAAGCCGGACGCCTTGGCCAGCACCTTGAGGGAGTCCTGCACCTCAGGCGACTCCTCGGTCAACTCCTCGGTGGACAACAGCGACACGTAAACATCGGCATAACCGAGGTCCCGGCTCACTTTTACCGCATTAACCGTCACCAGGCCGACCCGCGGGTCTTTGACCTCCCGCTGGATCAGCTGGGCCAGTTCACGCTGCATCTGATCGCCGATGCGATCAATACGACTGAACTCTCTTGGCATCAGGCCCCCGTGGATTCGAGCTTGCGCTCAACCCGAACGCGGTCGAAGACTTCGATCTGGTCACCGACCTTGACGTCGTAGCCTTTCACACCGATACCACACTCCATGCCATTGCGGACCTCGGGGACGTCGTCCTTGAAGCGACGCAGGGATTCCAGCTCGCCTTCAAAGATCACCACGTTGTCCCGCAGGACGCGAATCGGCTTGTTACGGTAAACCGTGCCTTCCGTCACCATACAGCCGGCAACCTGGCCAAACTTCGGCGAACGGAACACGTCCCGCACGTCGGCGATACCGACGATATCCTCGCGGAATTCCGGCGCCAGCATGCCGGTCAGGGCGGCTTTCACATCATCGATCAGGTTGTAGATGATGCTGTAGTAGCGCAGATCCAGGCCTTCCTGCTCAACCAGGCGCTTGGATGCCGCGTCGGCGCGAACATTGAAGCCGAAGATGACCGCATTGGTCGCCATGGCCAGACTGATGTCGGTCTCGGCAATACCACCCACGCCGGACGACACGATCTTGACCTGAACCTCCTCGTTACCCAGGTCCTGCAGGGCCTTGGAGATGGCCTCCAGTGAGCCACGCACGTCGGTCTTGAGCACGACATTGAGGGTTTTGACCTCGTCCTTGCCCATGTTCTCGAACAGGTTCTCGAGCTTGGCCGCCTGCTGTCGCTGGAGGCGCTGCTCGCGCTCGCGGGTCTGACGGAACTCCGCCAATTCCTTCGCCTTCTTCTCGTCGGCGACGGCGAAGAACTCATCACCGGCGTCCGGCGTGCCATTGAGGCCCAGAATCTCGACCGGAATCGACGGACCCGCTTCTTTGGTCTGTTTGCCGGCTTCGTCAGTCATCGCGCGGACCTTACCGAAGTAGGAACCGGCCACGACCATGTCGCCCTGGCGCAGGGTACCGTTCTGAACCAGAACCGTCGCTACGGAACCACGGCCCCGCTCAAGGCTGGACTCAACCACAACACCCTTGGCAGGCGCATCCGGAGACGCTTCCAGCTCGAGGATTTCGGACTGCAGCAGTACCGCTTCGAGCAGCGCATCGATACCGTCGCCGGTGTGGGCCGAGACGGGCACAAACTGGATGTCGCCACCCCAGTCTTCCGGCACAACTTCCAGGGCCGCCAGCTCGCTCTTGATGCGATCAGGGTCAGCCGCTTCCTTATCCATCTTGTTGATGGCAACAACGATCGGAACGCCGGCGGAGCGCGCGTGCTGTACCGCTTCTTTGGTCTGAGGCATAACGCCGTCATCCGCGGCGACAACCAGGATCACGATATCGGTGCACTGGGCACCACGAGCACGCATGGCGGTAAACGCCGCGTGACCCGGGGTATCCAGGAACGACACCATGCCGTGATCGGTCTCGACGTGGTAAGCACCGATGTGCTGGGTAATACCACCGGACTCGCCGGAGGCAACCTTGGTGCGGCGAATGTAGTCCAGCAGTGACGTCTTACCATGGTCAACGTGACCCATAACACTCACGACCGGTGCACGCTTGGTCTTCTCGCCACCTTCGAAGGAGAACTCGCTCAGCACTTCCTCTTCAAACGCGTCTTCACTGACGGTCTTCGCCTTGTGACCCAGTTCTTCGGTAACCAGAACGGCGGTTTCCTGATCGAGAGCCTGATTGATGGTGGTCATTACGCCCATGCCCATCAAGGTCTTGATGACGTCGGCGGCCTTGACCGCCATACGCTGGGCAAGGTCACCTACGGTGATCGTTTCGGGAATCTCTACTTCTCTGACCATTGGTTTGGTCGGCCTCTCGAAGCCATGACGCTTCTCTTTGGGTTTCTTTTTCGCACGCAGCGGCTTACGCAGGGTGGTATCTTCCTCGTCCTCGGAAATCACCAGAGGCTCATCCACCGGGCGGCTGCGTGGACCACGATGGCCCGCCGACTTCTTCTTCGGCTTGCCTTCTTCAATCTCATCGCCGCGCTCGCGAGCTTTTTCCTTTTTCTTTTTCGGCTTCCGATCCTTTCCTTCGCCTTCAGGCGGCGGGATAGGCATATCCTCGGGTGCCGGAATCGGCTCTGGCTCAACCGCCTTCTTGGGCTTTTCTTCAGCCACTGGCTCGGCCGCCGCCGGCTTCTCAGCGGCTTCAGGTTCTGCCTTGGGTGCCGGTTCAGGGGTAACAGGTGTTTCTGCTACCGGCGCGGACGCCTGCTTTGGTTCTTCCTCAGGCACTTCTGGCTGAGGCGCTTCAGCCTCAGGCTGCAATTCGGCACGCTTGATATAGGTCCGGCGCTTGCGAACCTCCACGTTGACGGTCTTGGCCTTGCCCGCCTTCAGCGTGGTTGTGGTTTTCCGCTTCAGGGTGATTTTGCGGGGTTCTGAGTCCGCCTCACCGTGGTTCTTTCTCAAATAGGCCAGCAACTGCTGCTTCTCATCGCTGGACACAGAATCGGTTTCGGAACGGGCCTTGAGGCCCGCTTCCACGATCTGCTTCAGCAAACGATCCACGGGAGCGCCTACGTCATCGGCCAGTTGTTTTACCGTTACTTCAGCCATACTGGTCCTCCTCCCGAATTAAGCCTGGTCTTCAAACCAGGGGGCACGTGCGGTCATGATCAACTGACCCGCACGCTCTTCATCCATACCTTCAATCTCGAGCAGATCACCTACCGACTGCTCCGCCAGATCTTCCATCGTGCGCACGCCCATACCAGCCAGCTTGAACGCCAGGCTGCGGTCCATGCCATCCATTGCCAGAAGATCTTCTGCCGGTTCGGCACCCTCGAGCGCTTCCTCGCTTGCCAACGCCTGGTTCAACAGTACGTCCTTGGCGCGTCGACGCAGCTCTGTGACGGTCTCTTCGTCAAAGCCCTCGATCGCCAGCATCTCTTCCATCGGCACATAGGCGACTTCTTCGATGGACGTAAAGCCTTCATCAATCAGGACGCCAGCGAATTCATCGTCCACATCCAGATTGCTGGTGAAGTGATCCACCAGACGATTGTACTCTTGTTCCTGACGCTCACCGGCTTCTTCTTCGGTCATTACGTTCAGGGTCCAGCCAGTCAACTCAGTCGCCAGGCGGACATTCTGCCCGTTACGTCCGATTG
Coding sequences within it:
- the pnp gene encoding polyribonucleotide nucleotidyltransferase, encoding MKPFKKSFELGGKTVTLETGRIARQATGAVLVTIDDVSVLGTVVGAKEPKPGQGFFPLTVNYTEKTYAVGKIPGGFFKREGRPSEKETLTSRLIDRPIRPLFPNGYMNEVQVVLTVMSANKTQDPDIAAMLAASAALAISGIPFDGPIGASRVAFTNERGYFLNPTFEELETSLLDMVVAGTEDAVLMVESEAKGLTEDQMLGGVLFAHQEMQVAISAIKEFAAEIGKPRWEWQPETENTELLNAIKGEFASAIEEAYSIRDKMERYARLGEIKAAAVEKFAGEEEGQPTSEEVKKYFGKIEKTVVRQQVIDGKPRIDGRDNKTVRPIEIEVGVLPSTHGSALFTRGETQAIVTATLGTARDMQIIDALEGERKDPFLFHYNFPPYSVGEAGRMGSPGRREIGHGRLAKRGVAAVMPTIEEFPYTIRAVSEITESNGSSSMASVCGSSLALMDAGVPLKAPVAGIAMGLVKEGDKFAVLTDILGDEDHLGDMDFKVAGTKDGVTALQMDIKINGITDEIMELALEQAHEARLHILGEMNKVIAESRPELSARAPSITTIKINPDKIRDVIGKGGATIRSICDETGASIDLDDDGNVKIYADNQEAAQAAVNRVKEITAEIEVGAIYKGRVERIVDFGAFVNILPGKDGLVHISQISERRIENVTDELSEGQEVLVKVLDVDNRGRVKLSMKEVQEGEQPTDFSA
- a CDS encoding alpha/beta hydrolase, which gives rise to MANRTARLLLTATRLRACARPLALLTVALLMGGCSSVFFFPDKVTYITPDRLNLAYEDVYLDTPDGETLHGWWLPAETAPEDTRGTVYFLHGNAQNISSHILNVAWLPSEGYNVFAIDYRGYGKSTGAPDIEGALHDVETGIRWLAAKPETEDTPVFLLGQSLGGALGIPLASEWVKRDRKPEIRGVVLDGTFSGFRGIAREKLDSFWLTWLFQAPLSWTIPGTYEGVDHINDISPVPTLIIHSVRDGIIPYHHGKELYKAADEPKEFLQTDTPHAATFVIPAYKETVLDFLSRAKDQF
- the truB gene encoding tRNA pseudouridine(55) synthase TruB; this encodes MSRRRKGRDVNGILVIDKPQGVTSNGILQQVKRLYGAAKAGHTGALDPLATGVLPLCFGEATKFSQMMLDSDKAYIATARLGVRTETGDSEGAVVEEKPVTADLSPEHLESVLDGFRGDIQQVPSMYSALKHKGRPLYEYAREGIEVERPARPVTIYDLTLLAVRDNELDLAVSCTKGTYIRSLVEDIGLALGCGAHVTALRRTMASGFTLDNAHQVPELEAMRERGESLDGLLVAPDAALSMFPDVKLAGPSLVSILNGQPVRISGQSQEGFVRVYGNEGFVGLAEAIAEGDGVKLVPRRLVKSSDKR
- a CDS encoding Lnb N-terminal periplasmic domain-containing protein produces the protein MGYMLRLGPALFWLALTVPVQADTPRDIQTLSQDPAWLTLGHYQPDTLGSGFTSQADDPDFFLSGDGKHSPQSELEATLAAIQRPGDGNGHAQCRFPARTTWLRKKLELSLPGVNCPAYEEWTETLNTETVTLVFAASYLNSPSSMFGHTFLRLDPPQEDAETNLLLANTISYAADAAAHDSEILFAYKGIFGGYPGITTVQPYYEKIRLYSDIEHRDLWEYKLNLTQPEVDLMLAHAWEIRDHNFDYYFFDENCAYRLLALIDVARPGTDLLDEVSTHAIPSDTVRWVVDKDLVAGVYYRPSAATSVAYSLETLPDDHQTLAAAVANGYVEPGAEEVRVLSPEERAHVLDATYDYVRYQSEADGWPREFAAPLSHELLTERSRIDNAEAPAPPPEPKIRDDQGHDTFRASLGAGQLAHREFTQLTLRPAYHDVLDPPAGYRAGAQLQFLRLDARYYTDNDELQLEQLIGVEIRSLSPRNQFFSPLSWQVGFGGRRTDTGTMRVLTPYLEGGAGGSWMLGKQIQAFAIATADLEIDDDLRRGYDAAPGADLGLLHQNNRFSLLAGTRTKAWIVSSQHRQDQVYARGNWHLGRDFSVFAEFTREDHYDRYQSTWQTGLHAYF
- the rbfA gene encoding 30S ribosome-binding factor RbfA yields the protein MPREFSRIDRIGDQMQRELAQLIQREVKDPRVGLVTVNAVKVSRDLGYADVYVSLLSTEELTEESPEVQDSLKVLAKASGFLRGQVGRAMKLRVVPQLRFHFDTLQGYSRKMDSLIKKAVGEKPAVPKDDNDDPVSGNPERDA
- the infB gene encoding translation initiation factor IF-2 gives rise to the protein MAEVTVKQLADDVGAPVDRLLKQIVEAGLKARSETDSVSSDEKQQLLAYLRKNHGEADSEPRKITLKRKTTTTLKAGKAKTVNVEVRKRRTYIKRAELQPEAEAPQPEVPEEEPKQASAPVAETPVTPEPAPKAEPEAAEKPAAAEPVAEEKPKKAVEPEPIPAPEDMPIPPPEGEGKDRKPKKKKEKARERGDEIEEGKPKKKSAGHRGPRSRPVDEPLVISEDEEDTTLRKPLRAKKKPKEKRHGFERPTKPMVREVEIPETITVGDLAQRMAVKAADVIKTLMGMGVMTTINQALDQETAVLVTEELGHKAKTVSEDAFEEEVLSEFSFEGGEKTKRAPVVSVMGHVDHGKTSLLDYIRRTKVASGESGGITQHIGAYHVETDHGMVSFLDTPGHAAFTAMRARGAQCTDIVILVVAADDGVMPQTKEAVQHARSAGVPIVVAINKMDKEAADPDRIKSELAALEVVPEDWGGDIQFVPVSAHTGDGIDALLEAVLLQSEILELEASPDAPAKGVVVESSLERGRGSVATVLVQNGTLRQGDMVVAGSYFGKVRAMTDEAGKQTKEAGPSIPVEILGLNGTPDAGDEFFAVADEKKAKELAEFRQTREREQRLQRQQAAKLENLFENMGKDEVKTLNVVLKTDVRGSLEAISKALQDLGNEEVQVKIVSSGVGGIAETDISLAMATNAVIFGFNVRADAASKRLVEQEGLDLRYYSIIYNLIDDVKAALTGMLAPEFREDIVGIADVRDVFRSPKFGQVAGCMVTEGTVYRNKPIRVLRDNVVIFEGELESLRRFKDDVPEVRNGMECGIGVKGYDVKVGDQIEVFDRVRVERKLESTGA
- the rpsO gene encoding 30S ribosomal protein S15; protein product: MALSASEKSQIVKDFQQGEGDTGSPEVQVALLSANINKLQDHFKTNKQDHHSRRGLIRMVNQRRKLLDYLKRKNADRYLELIQRLGLRR